Proteins from a single region of Thermosinus carboxydivorans Nor1:
- a CDS encoding four helix bundle protein, translating into MRYEDKARGFRDLRVWQQAIMLAAEVMKIAASLPQHELYGLGNQMRRSAISVSSNIAEGWGRRGEKEFSRFLDIANGSLCELETQLEIAKICYNIDTLPLVNQCAAIRAQIVAFARSLEKNPRIRK; encoded by the coding sequence ATGAGGTACGAAGATAAGGCGCGGGGATTTAGAGATTTGCGTGTTTGGCAACAAGCAATAATGCTAGCGGCAGAAGTAATGAAAATTGCAGCGAGCTTACCTCAGCATGAATTGTATGGTTTAGGGAATCAAATGCGGCGAAGCGCTATATCAGTGTCGTCGAATATTGCTGAAGGCTGGGGCCGTCGTGGGGAAAAGGAATTTTCCCGCTTTCTTGATATTGCTAATGGTAGCCTGTGTGAACTGGAAACTCAATTAGAGATTGCCAAAATATGTTATAATATAGATACTTTGCCACTAGTAAATCAATGCGCTGCCATTCGTGCTCAAATCGTTGCTTTTGCCCGCTCTCTCGAAAAGAATCCACGTATTCGCAAATAA
- the waaF gene encoding lipopolysaccharide heptosyltransferase II: MYKNILIIKMSAIGDVIHALPVAHALKQNWPDCRITWVVERAAYDLLTNNPDIDEIILLDKTKFKSLSGIINHAPEFSRLLKSRRFDLALDLQGLAKSAAVAYLSGAPNRLGYCNMRELSQLVSKPVCGAHKDGHVVERYLDVVRALGCSVDEVVFPIHITSEEQGQAEAIARQAGLDIAQRYVVLAPGTNWPTKCWPTAHFAKLADLLYDVGIIPVIIGGPGDRRLADEIVAGAVIPPVDLTGRTTLKELAFITKRASAFVGGDTGPMHLAVAVGTPVVALFGPTDPRRNGPYGEGHKVLTAPVDCVGCWKRKCGEKGRCMETIDVEKVHKIVTGVIIK; encoded by the coding sequence ATGTATAAAAATATTCTAATTATAAAAATGAGCGCCATCGGCGACGTGATCCACGCCCTGCCGGTTGCGCATGCCTTAAAACAAAACTGGCCGGACTGCCGCATCACCTGGGTGGTGGAACGGGCGGCCTATGATCTTTTAACGAACAATCCTGATATTGATGAGATCATCCTTCTTGACAAAACCAAGTTTAAATCGTTGTCCGGCATTATAAACCATGCGCCCGAGTTTTCCCGGCTGCTCAAATCCCGCCGGTTTGACCTGGCCCTTGACCTCCAGGGTCTCGCCAAAAGCGCCGCCGTCGCTTATTTAAGCGGCGCGCCCAACCGGCTGGGCTACTGCAATATGCGCGAACTCAGCCAGCTGGTGAGCAAGCCGGTGTGCGGCGCGCACAAGGACGGCCATGTGGTCGAAAGGTACCTGGACGTTGTGCGGGCCTTGGGGTGCAGCGTCGACGAAGTGGTTTTCCCTATTCATATAACCTCGGAGGAACAAGGCCAGGCGGAAGCTATCGCCCGGCAGGCCGGGCTGGACATCGCCCAGCGGTATGTCGTGCTGGCCCCCGGGACCAACTGGCCGACCAAGTGCTGGCCCACCGCGCATTTTGCCAAACTGGCCGACCTGCTGTATGACGTCGGCATCATCCCGGTCATCATCGGCGGCCCCGGCGACCGGCGGCTGGCGGACGAAATTGTAGCCGGCGCTGTTATACCGCCAGTTGACCTCACCGGCCGGACGACGCTGAAAGAGCTCGCCTTTATCACAAAACGCGCTAGCGCCTTCGTCGGCGGCGACACCGGCCCCATGCATCTGGCGGTAGCCGTTGGCACACCGGTAGTCGCGCTGTTTGGCCCGACCGACCCGAGGCGGAACGGGCCGTATGGGGAAGGACATAAGGTACTGACGGCGCCGGTTGACTGCGTCGGGTGCTGGAAACGGAAGTGCGGGGAAAAGGGGCGGTGCATGGAAACGATTGATGTAGAAAAAGTGCATAAAATAGTAACTGGCGTAATTATTAAATGA
- the rfaE2 gene encoding D-glycero-beta-D-manno-heptose 1-phosphate adenylyltransferase: protein MKIVTREQLTEIVEKLKAAGKTVVFTNGCFDVLHVGHVRYLAAARALGDCLIVGLNSDDSVRGLKGPTRPVNAECDRAEVLAALAAVDYVVIFPERTAETLVAELRPDIYVKGGDYRVEDLPEAKVVAAYGGKTVLIPEVPGKSTTNVVEKIKSMKYEV from the coding sequence ATGAAAATCGTCACTAGAGAGCAATTAACTGAAATAGTAGAGAAATTAAAAGCCGCTGGTAAAACGGTTGTGTTTACCAACGGCTGTTTTGACGTCCTGCATGTAGGGCATGTGCGGTATTTGGCCGCCGCGCGGGCGCTAGGCGACTGCCTCATTGTCGGTCTTAACAGCGATGATTCGGTGCGCGGACTCAAAGGCCCCACCCGCCCAGTCAACGCTGAGTGCGACCGGGCCGAAGTGCTGGCCGCTTTGGCCGCGGTTGACTATGTCGTCATTTTCCCTGAGCGTACCGCCGAAACCCTGGTGGCCGAACTGCGCCCCGACATCTATGTCAAGGGCGGCGACTATCGGGTGGAAGACCTGCCGGAGGCCAAAGTAGTCGCCGCTTACGGCGGCAAAACCGTGCTGATACCGGAGGTGCCGGGAAAATCGACGACGAATGTGGTGGAAAAAATAAAAAGTATGAAGTATGAAGTATGA